One genomic window of Psychrobacter cibarius includes the following:
- a CDS encoding iron-sulfur cluster-binding domain-containing protein, which produces MTNGYRPEMIQHAFIDFIGSHLQPFWSFTVPKLRLVARYTLSDDLIALRFETNHAFRRQLVSPQRGWQGGQHLNLSLLIEGVYHQRSYSLLGLAHQPLWWHDVTTGNSINSGDSKKQPPYLAVTIAIKPQGLVSDYLTKHMALGSVINSSVPSGSFTLAQSSIKVQTKSAAEKPTSLLFIAGGSGITPMLGLITQALDNGHQVTLLYYSRTEMLAFKNQWQQLSTAYPAFTYHLVNTEKSDTYLAGKRHLSVDSFLALNLPLADTQIFACGSQALLTGLYKAAAEITLPHNKNLRDNIIVENFGHALPDFNFDNKQALDRKKHAAQHTVYLRARQRQFDSGMTLLNAAEDAGIRLAHGCRQGICQLCRCNKVSGVVKNIHTGKMSSDGYESIQTCINIAMTDVVLDI; this is translated from the coding sequence ATGACCAACGGCTATCGTCCTGAAATGATTCAACATGCATTTATCGATTTTATTGGATCACACTTACAGCCGTTTTGGTCTTTCACTGTCCCAAAGCTGCGACTTGTTGCGCGGTATACCCTTAGCGATGACTTAATAGCGCTCAGATTTGAGACCAATCATGCTTTTCGACGGCAATTAGTGAGTCCGCAACGTGGTTGGCAGGGTGGTCAACATCTTAACTTAAGCCTTCTTATTGAAGGTGTGTATCATCAGCGCAGCTATTCATTATTAGGTTTGGCGCACCAACCGCTCTGGTGGCACGACGTTACTACTGGCAACAGTATTAATAGTGGCGATAGCAAAAAGCAACCCCCTTATCTTGCGGTTACTATTGCTATTAAGCCACAAGGCTTGGTTTCGGATTATTTAACCAAACATATGGCACTTGGCAGTGTCATCAACAGTAGTGTCCCCAGTGGCTCTTTCACTTTGGCACAATCATCTATAAAGGTACAGACAAAATCAGCTGCCGAAAAGCCTACTTCTTTATTATTTATCGCGGGTGGCAGCGGTATTACGCCCATGTTAGGGCTCATCACGCAAGCACTGGACAACGGACATCAGGTGACGTTGCTATATTACAGTCGCACTGAAATGCTCGCGTTCAAAAACCAATGGCAACAACTGAGCACAGCGTATCCAGCTTTCACCTATCATCTGGTCAATACTGAGAAATCTGATACTTATTTGGCTGGCAAGCGACACTTGAGCGTAGACAGTTTTTTGGCATTAAACCTACCGCTGGCAGATACGCAAATATTTGCATGCGGGTCACAGGCTCTGTTGACTGGATTATATAAAGCAGCGGCAGAGATAACATTACCGCACAATAAAAACCTGCGCGATAATATCATTGTAGAAAACTTTGGTCATGCGTTGCCTGATTTCAATTTTGATAACAAACAGGCGCTCGATAGAAAAAAACACGCAGCACAACATACTGTTTATTTACGGGCGAGGCAACGGCAGTTTGATAGTGGCATGACATTATTGAATGCCGCAGAGGACGCAGGAATTCGCTTAGCGCATGGTTGTAGACAAGGTATCTGCCAGTTGTGTCGCTGCAATAAAGTCAGCGGTGTGGTCAAAAATATTCACACAGGAAAAATGAGCAGTGATGGTTATGAATCTATTCAAACTTGCATCAACATTGCCATGACTGATGTTGTGCTGGATATTTAG
- the plsB gene encoding glycerol-3-phosphate 1-O-acyltransferase PlsB: MIPKFLKKRIFKAPVTTDSASNTDVNPIAPKPYSNAPINQIYRKLSGQLLDVAVKPKLLGELPEFDTNDQTLRFYVLQDYSRSNSILIDLQTQEHNLPPALVGVHDAAHNIKENAAIIFLNHPSAKDSQLSPRLSRLVSAVLQYPELKVRLVPVSILWGRAPEKEDSLFKLLTADNWQDPSITKQLFNIGVMGRDTFVQFHPPQDLRTLINDSLKGDEEGFSIFDSLATDSKENFIKESSVKENSIKEGDVKENSAKDSNLDITSSVGDADEAPNYALVATADSNRELVRMLQQRLTVYLDKQRASMLGPDLSDRRNLVDKLVYSPAIKHAIEAEAVESGISVREARVLAKGYANEMVNDYSHSIVRGFYKFLTWLWTQLYDGVEVHHFERVRELATDYELVYVPCHRSHVDYLLLSYVIYKRGLSIPYVAAGDNLDVPVLGPLLRGAVAFYIRRSFRGNALYTAVLREYMHTLITRNTPIEYFIEGGRSRSGRLLPPKMGMLAMTVHSQLRHSEKPVVFIPTYIGYERIMEGGTYVGELKGKPKESESLLGLLKVGRKIERIFGNVHLSFGTPLHLSDFMTKFDVPANSLPTDRTDTPLDDKASAMVDNIGVKIMQHINKAAVVTPVSLLSLVLLSAPKAALDEEICREQIALYQGLAQQLSYSDDTVITDMSPQQIIDYGIKLKLIERTPHILGDIIQIAGKQAALLSYFRNNILHVFILLSFLSALVARNGRIERSRLDNIAKQLYPFLQSELFLYYPAHGLADTLNKKVDSLLSHGLIVELSDGVLSVPESNSKCYQQLQVLATPVGQSLERYFMTLALLAQQGSGNLTESEVVDLCHLLGQRLSVLYADDIPDFFDRALFTSFISALTRLDYLQKDDETGVLTFDHRINDIASHAKYVLTPDMMQILQQVASLDEEEITHAITEISNKKQRKFGRKR; the protein is encoded by the coding sequence ATGATACCGAAGTTCTTAAAAAAACGGATTTTTAAAGCGCCAGTCACAACCGACAGCGCTTCTAATACTGACGTCAATCCAATCGCCCCCAAGCCTTATTCCAATGCGCCGATTAATCAAATTTATCGCAAGCTATCGGGGCAGCTACTCGATGTCGCTGTTAAACCTAAGTTATTGGGTGAATTACCTGAGTTCGATACAAACGATCAAACGCTAAGATTTTATGTGTTGCAAGATTATTCGCGCTCCAACAGTATTTTGATTGACCTGCAGACGCAAGAGCACAATTTACCACCAGCATTGGTTGGGGTACATGATGCCGCCCATAATATCAAAGAAAACGCAGCCATCATATTTTTGAACCATCCAAGCGCCAAAGACAGTCAGCTATCGCCGCGCCTGTCACGTTTGGTGTCTGCTGTTTTGCAATATCCAGAGCTAAAAGTACGTTTGGTGCCCGTCTCTATTTTATGGGGACGCGCCCCAGAAAAAGAGGATTCACTGTTTAAGCTGCTGACCGCTGACAACTGGCAAGACCCTAGCATCACCAAGCAGCTCTTTAATATCGGAGTAATGGGACGTGATACCTTTGTACAGTTCCATCCACCTCAAGATCTACGTACCCTTATCAATGATAGCCTTAAAGGTGATGAAGAAGGGTTTTCTATTTTTGATTCGCTAGCTACTGATTCAAAAGAGAACTTTATAAAAGAAAGCTCTGTGAAAGAGAACTCTATAAAAGAAGGTGATGTAAAAGAAAATTCTGCAAAAGACAGCAATTTAGACATCACGAGTAGCGTGGGCGACGCCGACGAAGCACCAAACTATGCTTTGGTAGCGACCGCTGACAGCAATCGTGAACTGGTACGTATGCTACAGCAGCGGCTTACGGTTTATTTAGACAAGCAGCGCGCCAGTATGCTCGGTCCTGATTTATCAGACAGACGCAACTTAGTAGACAAGCTGGTGTATTCACCAGCTATCAAACATGCGATAGAGGCAGAAGCAGTAGAATCCGGTATCAGTGTACGTGAAGCCCGTGTCTTGGCTAAAGGTTATGCCAATGAGATGGTCAATGACTATTCACATTCCATCGTGCGCGGTTTTTATAAGTTTTTAACGTGGTTATGGACGCAACTCTATGATGGCGTAGAAGTCCATCATTTTGAGCGCGTTCGTGAGCTTGCGACTGACTATGAGCTGGTTTATGTGCCTTGTCATCGTAGCCATGTCGATTATCTATTGCTATCTTATGTCATCTACAAGCGCGGTCTGAGCATTCCTTATGTCGCTGCTGGTGACAACCTAGATGTACCCGTATTAGGGCCATTATTACGCGGCGCGGTTGCCTTTTATATACGTCGTAGCTTTCGTGGCAATGCACTTTATACTGCCGTGCTCCGCGAATATATGCACACCCTTATTACGCGTAACACACCGATTGAATACTTTATCGAGGGTGGTCGCTCGCGTTCAGGACGTTTATTACCACCGAAGATGGGCATGCTAGCAATGACAGTGCACAGTCAATTACGTCATTCTGAGAAGCCAGTGGTTTTCATTCCGACTTATATCGGTTATGAGCGTATTATGGAAGGTGGCACCTATGTTGGTGAGCTAAAAGGCAAGCCAAAAGAATCTGAATCTTTACTAGGCTTACTCAAAGTTGGTCGTAAAATTGAGCGTATCTTTGGTAATGTACATCTAAGCTTTGGCACACCGCTGCATCTTAGCGACTTTATGACAAAATTCGATGTGCCAGCCAATAGCTTGCCGACGGATCGCACCGATACCCCGCTCGATGATAAAGCCAGCGCGATGGTCGATAACATCGGCGTCAAAATCATGCAGCACATCAATAAGGCGGCGGTTGTGACGCCCGTTTCGTTATTATCATTGGTATTATTATCAGCGCCTAAAGCAGCTTTAGATGAAGAAATCTGCCGTGAGCAAATTGCCCTTTATCAAGGTCTTGCTCAGCAGTTGTCCTACTCAGATGATACCGTCATTACAGATATGAGTCCGCAGCAAATCATTGATTATGGTATCAAGCTAAAGCTCATTGAACGTACACCGCATATCTTAGGAGACATCATTCAGATTGCCGGTAAACAAGCGGCATTGCTCAGCTATTTCCGTAATAATATCCTGCATGTGTTTATTTTACTGTCTTTCTTATCAGCATTAGTGGCGCGTAACGGCCGTATCGAACGCAGTCGTTTGGACAATATTGCTAAGCAACTCTATCCATTTTTACAAAGCGAGCTGTTCTTATATTACCCAGCACATGGCTTAGCTGATACCTTAAACAAGAAAGTCGACAGCCTACTCTCGCATGGTCTAATTGTCGAATTGAGTGATGGCGTACTCAGCGTCCCTGAGTCAAACAGCAAATGCTATCAGCAGCTGCAAGTGCTAGCGACGCCTGTCGGACAGAGCCTTGAGCGTTACTTTATGACGCTTGCCCTACTCGCCCAGCAAGGCTCAGGCAATCTAACCGAAAGCGAAGTCGTTGATCTGTGTCATCTGCTGGGTCAGCGCTTATCTGTACTATATGCAGATGATATTCCTGATTTCTTTGACCGCGCCTTATTCACCAGCTTCATCAGTGCCTTGACTCGTCTTGATTACTTGCAAAAAGATGATGAAACTGGCGTATTGACCTTTGATCATCGTATCAATGATATTGCTAGTCATGCTAAGTACGTGCTAACGCCTGACATGATGCAGATTTTGCAGCAAGTCGCCAGCTTAGATGAAGAAGAAATTACCCATGCGATTACTGAGATTAGTAATAAAAAGCAGCGTAAATTTGGGCGTAAGCGTTAA
- the ettA gene encoding energy-dependent translational throttle protein EttA, translated as MAQYIYTMNNVSKLVPPKREILKNINLSFFPGAKIGVLGINGSGKSTLLRIMAGVDTEFSGEARAQTGTKIGYLPQEPQLDDSKDVRGNVEDGMREALDALARLDAIYAEYAEPDADFDKLAEEQGKMEDIIQAWDAHNLNTQLEKAADALRLPPWDADVSKLSGGEKRRVALCRLLLSRPDMLLLDEPTNHLDAESVAWLEQFLQNYSGTIVAITHDRYFLDNVAQWILELDRGHGYPYEGNYTEWLEQKNTRLEQQNKQEESFAKALKKELDWIRKNQKGQQAKSKSRVQRFEELNSTEFQQRNETAEIYIPPGPRLGNKVIEVNNISKSFGDRLLYENLSFNVPAGAIVGIIGPNGAGKTTLFNMITERDTPDTGSVDLGESVKVAYVGQVRDNLDDSKTVWEEVSDGLDIITVGDYTTPSRAYIGRFNFKGSDQQKHVGQLSGGERNRLQLAKTLKQGANVLLLDEPSNDLDIETLRALEDAIQVFPGTVMVVSHDRWFLDRIATHILAFEDEGPVWFDGNYSEFETYRKKTMGDAATPKRMKYKKIST; from the coding sequence ATGGCTCAATATATTTACACGATGAACAACGTGTCAAAACTTGTTCCGCCTAAGCGTGAAATTTTAAAAAATATTAACTTATCATTTTTCCCAGGTGCCAAAATCGGTGTCCTAGGTATCAATGGTTCAGGTAAATCAACCTTGCTACGCATTATGGCGGGTGTGGATACTGAATTTAGTGGTGAAGCACGCGCGCAAACTGGCACCAAAATTGGTTATTTGCCGCAGGAACCACAGCTTGACGACAGCAAAGACGTGCGTGGTAACGTCGAAGACGGTATGCGTGAAGCCTTAGATGCGCTTGCACGTTTAGATGCTATCTATGCAGAATACGCTGAGCCTGATGCTGACTTTGATAAGCTTGCTGAAGAACAAGGCAAGATGGAAGATATCATTCAAGCGTGGGATGCCCATAACTTAAATACTCAGCTCGAAAAAGCGGCTGATGCCTTACGTCTGCCACCTTGGGATGCGGATGTTAGTAAGCTGTCTGGTGGTGAAAAACGCCGTGTGGCACTATGCCGTTTGCTATTGTCACGCCCTGATATGCTGTTACTTGACGAACCAACCAACCATTTGGACGCCGAATCTGTTGCATGGCTAGAGCAGTTCTTGCAGAACTACAGCGGTACAATCGTTGCCATTACCCATGATAGATATTTCCTAGACAACGTCGCTCAGTGGATTTTGGAGCTAGATCGTGGCCATGGCTATCCGTATGAAGGTAACTATACTGAGTGGCTCGAGCAAAAGAACACGCGTTTAGAGCAGCAGAATAAGCAAGAAGAGTCATTTGCTAAAGCACTGAAAAAAGAGCTGGATTGGATTCGCAAAAACCAAAAAGGTCAACAAGCCAAGTCTAAATCTCGTGTACAGCGCTTTGAAGAGTTGAACTCAACAGAGTTCCAGCAGCGTAATGAGACAGCTGAAATTTATATTCCGCCCGGTCCTCGTTTAGGTAATAAAGTCATTGAAGTGAATAACATCTCCAAATCATTTGGTGATCGTCTGCTTTATGAAAACCTAAGCTTTAACGTGCCAGCTGGTGCGATCGTCGGTATCATCGGACCAAATGGTGCGGGTAAAACCACGCTATTTAATATGATTACCGAACGTGATACGCCAGATACGGGTTCAGTCGATTTGGGCGAAAGTGTCAAAGTTGCCTATGTTGGTCAGGTACGTGACAACTTAGATGACAGCAAAACCGTTTGGGAAGAAGTGTCTGACGGTCTTGATATTATTACGGTTGGCGATTACACCACGCCAAGTCGTGCTTATATCGGTCGCTTTAACTTCAAAGGCTCAGATCAGCAAAAGCACGTCGGTCAATTGTCAGGTGGTGAGCGTAACCGTTTACAGCTAGCTAAGACATTGAAGCAGGGCGCGAACGTCTTGCTCCTTGATGAACCTTCAAACGATTTGGACATTGAAACCTTACGTGCGCTAGAAGATGCGATTCAGGTCTTCCCAGGTACGGTCATGGTCGTCTCGCATGATCGCTGGTTCCTTGACCGTATCGCGACTCATATCTTGGCGTTCGAAGATGAAGGCCCAGTTTGGTTCGATGGTAACTATTCTGAGTTTGAAACGTATCGCAAAAAGACGATGGGTGATGCTGCCACTCCTAAGCGCATGAAATATAAAAAGATTTCGACTTAG